The DNA segment TACGTCATGGGGCGCGGATCGATCGCGAACGCGGCCGGCGCCAGCTTCAAGATCCTGGGCGCGGCGGAGACGATGCTCAAGAGCAGGAAGCCTGTCATTTCCGTGTGCGCCGTCCGCACGGGATCCGGCAAGAGCCAGACCACTCGCCGCATCGCGGGCATCCTCCGGGAGCACGGCCTGAAGGTCGCCGCCATCAGACACCCGATGCCGTACGGGAATCTGGAGAAGCAGCGGGTCCAGCGCTTCGGGTCCATTGCCGATCTGAAGAAGCACAAGTGCACGATTGAGGAAATCGAAGAGTACGAGCCGCACATCGTCGGCGGCACCATCATTTACGCCGGCGTGGACTACGGCGACATCCTCGCGCAGGCACAGGCCGAGGCCGATGTCATCCTCTGGGACGGCGGGAACAACGACACGCCCTTCTACAAACCGGATCTGCACATCGTTGTTGCCGATCCGCTGCGGGTCGGCAACGAGTTGCTCTATCATCCGAGCGAAACCAACCTGCGAATCGCGGATGTCGTCATCATCAACAAGGTGGACACCGCCGATTTGGACGCCATCAACCGGCTGCGGCAGAACATCCGCCGGGTCAACGGCCGGGCCCTCATCATCGAGGCGGCGTCCCCCATCGTTGTCGATCACGCCGAGCGCATCACGGGCAAGCGCGTCCTCGTCGTTGAGGACGGCCCGACACTGACGCACGGCGAGATGAAGTTTGGCGCGGGGGTGGTGGCGGCGGGTAAGTTCGGTGCCGCAGAGATTGTGGACCCGCGACCCTGGACCGTGGGGACCATTACGGCCACGTTCAAGAAGTACCCGGGGATTGGCACCTTGCTGCCCGCGATGGGCTACGGCGACAAGCAGGTCAAGGATCTCGAAACGACGATCAACAAGGTGCCCTGCGACACGGTCATCATCGGCACGCCGATTGATCT comes from the Acidobacteriota bacterium genome and includes:
- a CDS encoding cyclic 2,3-diphosphoglycerate synthase, translated to MKRIRTVIMGAAGRDFHNFNVVYRNDARYEVVAFTATQIPNIDGRRYPASLAGKHYPKGIPILAEKDLESIIREHNVNEVVFAYSDVPYAYVMGRGSIANAAGASFKILGAAETMLKSRKPVISVCAVRTGSGKSQTTRRIAGILREHGLKVAAIRHPMPYGNLEKQRVQRFGSIADLKKHKCTIEEIEEYEPHIVGGTIIYAGVDYGDILAQAQAEADVILWDGGNNDTPFYKPDLHIVVADPLRVGNELLYHPSETNLRIADVVIINKVDTADLDAINRLRQNIRRVNGRALIIEAASPIVVDHAERITGKRVLVVEDGPTLTHGEMKFGAGVVAAGKFGAAEIVDPRPWTVGTITATFKKYPGIGTLLPAMGYGDKQVKDLETTINKVPCDTVIIGTPIDLNRLITIRKPTVRVRYELQEIGKPDLMDVLKPFLKKRKR